A single Sporosarcina sp. FSL W8-0480 DNA region contains:
- a CDS encoding SDR family oxidoreductase codes for MKRYGVVLGASGGIGEAISRKLAADGWSLYLHFNKNKKGVSRLQQELSATYPNGDFQLVQSDFSKENGAEILAAQVGHVQTVVVASGQSMLKLLTDTTQQDMDALWKVHMQNPSLFISYISSQLRSYKISYIVFIGSIWGNTGAAGEVMYSAVKGAQHAFVKAYAKEAAYTGTRVNAIAPGWIDTVMNEELSDEDRQMIIQQIPLQKTGLPEEVAELTSFLVSGKADYMTGEIVKLNGGWYI; via the coding sequence ATGAAGCGCTATGGGGTAGTCCTTGGGGCATCCGGGGGTATTGGAGAAGCCATCAGCCGAAAGTTAGCTGCTGATGGCTGGTCCTTGTACCTTCATTTCAATAAAAATAAAAAAGGGGTTTCTCGTCTTCAACAAGAATTATCCGCAACTTACCCCAATGGGGATTTTCAACTTGTCCAATCGGACTTTTCAAAAGAAAATGGAGCTGAAATCCTTGCTGCCCAGGTGGGTCATGTCCAGACAGTAGTTGTGGCATCTGGACAATCTATGCTTAAACTTTTGACGGATACAACTCAACAAGACATGGATGCTCTTTGGAAAGTGCATATGCAAAATCCATCCTTGTTCATAAGTTACATATCGTCTCAACTACGAAGTTACAAAATATCATATATTGTTTTTATCGGTTCGATTTGGGGAAATACAGGAGCTGCCGGTGAAGTCATGTATTCTGCTGTAAAAGGTGCCCAACATGCTTTTGTTAAGGCGTATGCTAAAGAGGCGGCATATACGGGGACTCGTGTGAATGCAATAGCGCCTGGGTGGATAGATACAGTAATGAATGAAGAATTATCAGACGAAGATAGACAGATGATAATTCAGCAGATTCCATTGCAAAAAACTGGACTACCTGAAGAAGTCGCAGAACTTACTAGTTTTTTAGTCAGTGGAAAAGCGGATTATATGACAGGCGAAATAGTAAAGTTAAACGGCGGCTGGTATATTTAA
- a CDS encoding YmfK family protein: MGEWYVEYEIQVNRPGLLGDIASLLGMLRVNIITINGVDGGHRGMLVRTENDDQIKRFELIASTMETIQVKKIREPKLRDILAVRHGRYIQRDIDDRKTFRFLRSELGILVDFMAELFKQEGHKLIGIRGMPRVGKTESVVAASVCANKKWIFLSSTMIKQTVRSTLAGDEFSRDNIFILDGIVSRKSGDERHMQLVREMMGMPSIKVVEHPDMFVQHSEYDMEDFDYIIELRTDPDQEISYEMMEKNHMMSDTGPMGGFGNLNF, encoded by the coding sequence ATGGGTGAATGGTATGTCGAATACGAGATACAAGTGAATCGACCTGGCTTGCTTGGAGATATCGCTTCACTTTTAGGGATGCTTCGCGTTAATATTATTACGATCAACGGCGTGGATGGTGGCCATCGCGGAATGCTGGTCAGGACAGAAAATGATGATCAGATCAAACGTTTTGAATTGATCGCATCCACAATGGAAACCATTCAAGTAAAGAAGATTCGCGAGCCAAAATTACGTGATATTTTAGCTGTAAGGCACGGAAGGTATATCCAACGGGATATCGATGATCGGAAAACGTTCCGATTTCTCCGGAGCGAATTGGGCATTCTCGTTGACTTCATGGCGGAATTGTTTAAGCAGGAAGGACATAAGTTAATCGGGATACGTGGAATGCCACGAGTCGGAAAGACGGAATCGGTAGTTGCCGCGAGTGTGTGTGCGAATAAGAAATGGATTTTTCTATCTTCTACGATGATTAAACAGACCGTTAGAAGCACCCTTGCTGGAGATGAATTCTCCAGAGATAATATTTTCATCTTAGATGGCATTGTCTCACGTAAGTCAGGTGATGAAAGGCATATGCAGCTTGTTCGTGAAATGATGGGTATGCCTTCTATTAAAGTTGTCGAACATCCGGACATGTTTGTTCAGCATTCCGAATACGACATGGAAGACTTTGACTATATTATCGAATTACGGACAGATCCAGATCAGGAAATCTCATATGAGATGATGGAAAAGAATCATATGATGTCCGACACAGGTCCGATGGGCGGATTTGGAAACTTAAACTTTTAA
- a CDS encoding helix-turn-helix domain-containing protein, translating to MTGLGDRLKEARTAKGYSLDDLQTITKIQKRYLSGIENEDYSMMPGAFYVRAFIKQYSEAVGLDADEMLALYKESAIHDNLEEETIAPQLTRSRGLKGNSRLNETIPKIIVAFFIIVIIVVVWVFWQQAASKQTGTDVQPEDKLVTMDNNQTPGNTEEVVDDPIEKETVEPDPEPEKEVKEQVLAFESSTGADFKYTLTDADEFKLKIDTFGDTWIGVQNEKKEELTPVARVMKNGETLELDVSAVEYIRIRVAVPAYANIYVNGEKLEYESDVNPQNIYIEYKK from the coding sequence ATGACCGGATTAGGTGATCGTCTAAAAGAAGCTAGAACTGCAAAAGGCTATTCATTGGATGATTTGCAAACCATAACAAAAATTCAGAAACGGTACCTTTCCGGTATTGAAAATGAAGATTACAGTATGATGCCTGGAGCTTTCTACGTTCGTGCGTTTATCAAACAATATTCAGAAGCAGTCGGCTTGGACGCTGATGAAATGTTGGCGTTATATAAAGAATCAGCTATTCATGATAATCTCGAAGAAGAAACAATCGCTCCTCAATTGACAAGGAGCCGTGGCTTAAAAGGCAACAGTCGTCTGAATGAAACAATACCGAAAATCATAGTGGCATTTTTCATAATTGTAATCATTGTAGTAGTTTGGGTTTTTTGGCAACAAGCCGCTTCGAAGCAAACAGGCACCGATGTACAACCTGAAGATAAACTGGTTACAATGGATAACAATCAAACACCGGGAAATACTGAAGAAGTAGTTGACGATCCAATTGAGAAAGAAACAGTTGAACCAGATCCTGAACCTGAAAAGGAAGTTAAAGAACAGGTTCTTGCATTTGAAAGTTCAACTGGAGCGGATTTTAAATACACTTTAACAGATGCAGATGAATTCAAGCTTAAAATTGATACATTTGGAGATACGTGGATTGGCGTGCAGAACGAAAAGAAAGAAGAACTAACGCCAGTTGCCCGAGTCATGAAAAATGGGGAAACGCTTGAGTTAGATGTTTCAGCTGTTGAGTATATCCGAATTCGAGTTGCCGTACCTGCATATGCAAACATCTATGTGAATGGCGAAAAGTTGGAATACGAGTCGGATGTTAACCCGCAAAATATATACATTGAATATAAGAAGTGA